AGCGTGACCAGCACGGCGGCGACGCGCTCCGCTGCCAGGAACGGGTCGCGGCGCAGGCGGAAGACGAGCAGCAGCGCGACGAGGATATTGGCAAGCCCGACGATGAAGCCGCCGCGGATGAGCCCGACGAAGGGCACGATGAGCAGCGGGAAGAGGAGGCTGGCCGCCAGCGCACCGATATAGTCGTAGGTCAGCACGTTGGAGACGAGGTCGCCGAAGCTGTAGCGGCCCTTGAGGATGTTGATGAGGAGCGGAATCTCGAGCCCGACGAGGAAGCCGATGAGGAGGACGAGGCCGTAGAGGATGGGCCGGAAGTCGTCGACCAGCGGGAAGAGCAAGAACAGCATCGCGCCCGATGCGCCGCCGATGAGCGCGATCATCACCTCGACGCGCACGAACCAGCGCAGATGGTCACGCTTGACGTAGCGCGAGAACCAGCTGCCGATCCCCATGGCGAAGAGATAGGTGCCGATGACGGTCGAGAATTGGGTGACGCTGTCGCCGAGGAGATAGGTGGCGATGGTGCCCGCGAGCAGTTCGTAAACGAGCCCGCAGGTCGCCACGACGAAGACCGAGACGAGGAGGACGAGGCTGAGATCGGGGGTGTCGCCCCGCACCGCATCTCCGCCGCCGGTTCCAGCGCCGGGGGCGGCGGGCGTGGCCGCCTGCCCCCGCGCGTCGTCAGCCATGGATCGCGGCGGCGACGATGATAGCGATGCCGAGCGCGCCCGCCCCCGCCAGCGTGGCGACGGCGCGGTTCTGCTTCTCGATGATCTCGGCCCACAATTTGCCGGGGGTGAGCAGGTCGATGACGATGAAGGAGACGAGGAAGGTCACGACCCCCATCAGCGAATAAGCGAGGCTGGCGAGGAAGGTATCCATGTTGAGCATGATGCTGCCTTTCGTGTGAATTGGTCGCGTGACTATTTGTGGGTGGGGCCCCCGCCCCGGCTGTAGGCGCCCGCGCCACCCGCCGAGCGGCCGTCGCCGAAGGGCGAATAGCCGGCATAGGCGGCCGCCGCGAAGGCGACGCCCGCGGCCAGCGCCCAGAGGAGGAAGACGATCTTCTTGGTCATGCGCGGCCTTTCCTAGTAAAATTCATCATAATCCTCGCGCCGGTCGGTCTCGAATTTCGACGCCTTGGAAAAGATCCAAAAGAGCGGCGCGCCGAGGGCGAGGAGGAGGAGGATGAAATTGGAGAAGAAGGTGCCGCCGGTGCCTGCGCGCACGGTGATCGAGCGATTGGCCGTGGCGCTGGGATCGGCGGCATTGCGATAACGCAGATTGAGCTGGCTCGCCTCGCTATATTCGTCCTCGGGACGATAGATGATCGCTTCCAGTTCGTAGCGACCGGGGGCGACGGCGGGCAGCTTCAAGGTGCCGCGCGTGCGATCCTCGCGCCAACTGCCTTCGTAATCGCTGCCGAAATAATATTCGACCGGCTGGTTGGCGATGCGCGCGGCGTCGCTGTCCATATTGGTGAGGACATATTCGACGTCGAGCCAATTGTTGTTGCCCGGTACGCCGTGCGTCTCGATGATGAAGGGGCGCGGGCGGCCGGTGATGTCGAAGGTGCCGATGGTGACTTCGGGGCTCTCGCCGGCGGTCGGCACGCGCACGGTGCGCTCGAGCTTCTGCCCGCTGCCGCTGAACAGGATCATGAGGATGATGGCGACCGCGATGA
The nucleotide sequence above comes from Sphingomicrobium arenosum. Encoded proteins:
- a CDS encoding DUF350 domain-containing protein; translation: MLNMDTFLASLAYSLMGVVTFLVSFIVIDLLTPGKLWAEIIEKQNRAVATLAGAGALGIAIIVAAAIHG